Proteins encoded within one genomic window of Streptomyces profundus:
- the prfA gene encoding peptide chain release factor 1, with product MFEAVEELIGEHADLERRLADPSVHTDQAAVRRYGRRYAELTPIVRAYQSWRQHGDDIETARELAQEDAEFAAELKTLTARRDELTDELRLLLVPRDPSDDKDVILEIKAGEGGDESALFAGDLLRMYLRYAERVGWQTEIIEGNESDLGGYKDVSVAVKSRGTPEPGLGVWARLKYEGGVHRVQRVPATESQGRIHTSAAGVLVLPEAEDVEVEINQNDLRVDVYRSSGPGGQSVNTTDSAVRLTHLPTGIVVSCQNEKSQLQNKEQALRILRARLLAAAQEEADREASDARRSQVRTVDRSERVRTYNYPENRISDHRVGFKAYNLDRVLDGELDAVIQACVDADSAAKLAAAQ from the coding sequence ATGTTCGAGGCGGTCGAGGAACTGATCGGCGAGCACGCCGACCTCGAACGGCGGCTCGCCGACCCGTCGGTCCACACCGACCAGGCCGCCGTCCGCCGCTACGGCCGACGCTATGCGGAGCTGACCCCGATCGTGCGGGCCTACCAGTCCTGGCGGCAGCACGGCGACGACATCGAGACGGCCCGCGAACTGGCCCAGGAGGACGCGGAGTTCGCCGCCGAGCTCAAGACCCTCACGGCCCGCAGGGACGAGCTGACGGACGAGCTGCGGCTGCTGCTCGTCCCGCGCGACCCCAGCGACGACAAGGACGTCATCCTGGAGATCAAGGCCGGCGAGGGCGGCGACGAGTCCGCGCTTTTCGCCGGCGACCTGCTGCGGATGTATCTGCGGTACGCGGAGCGCGTCGGCTGGCAGACCGAGATCATCGAGGGCAACGAGTCCGATCTGGGCGGCTACAAGGACGTCTCCGTCGCGGTCAAGAGCAGAGGCACTCCCGAGCCGGGGCTCGGCGTCTGGGCGCGGCTCAAGTACGAGGGCGGCGTGCACCGGGTCCAGCGGGTGCCGGCCACCGAGTCGCAGGGCCGCATCCACACCTCGGCCGCCGGCGTGCTGGTGCTGCCCGAGGCCGAGGACGTCGAGGTCGAGATCAACCAGAACGATCTGCGGGTCGACGTCTACCGCTCCTCAGGGCCCGGTGGGCAGTCCGTCAACACCACCGACTCCGCCGTCCGCCTCACCCACCTGCCCACCGGCATCGTCGTCTCCTGTCAGAACGAGAAGAGCCAGCTCCAGAACAAGGAGCAGGCGCTGCGGATCCTGCGGGCCAGGCTGCTCGCCGCCGCCCAGGAGGAGGCCGACCGGGAGGCGTCGGACGCCAGGCGCAGCCAGGTCCGCACCGTGGACAGGTCGGAGCGGGTGCGCACCTACAACTACCCGGAGAACCGCATCTCCGACCATCGGGTCGGCTTCAAGGCGTATAACCTCGACCGGGTGCTCGACGGCGAGCTTGACGCGGTGATCCAGGCATGCGTGGACGCCGATTCTGCGGCCAAGTTGGCGGCGGCGCAGTGA
- the rpmE gene encoding 50S ribosomal protein L31: protein MKRDIHPEYVETQVSCTCGASFTTRSTVSGGSIRADMCSECHPFYTGKQKILDTGGRVARFEARFGKNAGANRK from the coding sequence TTGAAGCGCGACATTCACCCGGAGTACGTCGAGACCCAGGTCAGCTGCACCTGTGGCGCGTCGTTCACCACCCGTAGCACGGTCAGCGGGGGCAGCATCCGCGCCGACATGTGCTCGGAGTGCCACCCCTTCTACACCGGCAAGCAGAAGATCCTCGACACGGGTGGTCGTGTCGCCAGGTTCGAGGCGCGCTTCGGTAAGAACGCCGGGGCGAACCGCAAGTAG
- a CDS encoding LCP family protein → MVPPSGEGPAPAPGEEEPADRPSKPRRRRLLRVTLITVLALALLVGVGGTALYLKLDGNISGIDIESALGEDRPEDSDNGSLDLLVLGSDTRTGENGDFGGDDPDGEARSDTAMVVHINEAHDAATVVSIPRDTLVPRPDCERLDGGGVAPASDRAMFNEAYGIGGPVCAVKTVEALTGLRMDHYLELDFDGFAKLVDTLGGVRVTTREDIDDEDSRLRLTAGTHTLSGAESLALVRTRKAVGDGSDLSRIQLQHSFLDALMRQIDEVDLLGNPKRLYDLADTATSAVTTDSDLASVSKLVDLARTLREVDSEELQLITLPVGYDPADPNRVAPLAEQSRQVWTALKRDRPVPESAIRDSAAEEGGGDQLITQG, encoded by the coding sequence ATGGTCCCTCCATCGGGTGAAGGGCCGGCCCCGGCTCCCGGCGAGGAGGAGCCGGCGGACCGCCCGTCGAAGCCGCGCCGTCGCCGTCTCCTGCGGGTGACGTTGATCACCGTGCTGGCGCTCGCGCTGCTGGTCGGCGTCGGGGGCACCGCGCTCTATCTCAAGCTCGACGGCAACATCTCCGGGATCGACATCGAGTCGGCGCTGGGCGAGGACCGGCCGGAGGACAGCGACAACGGCTCGCTCGACCTGCTGGTGCTCGGCTCCGACACCAGAACCGGTGAGAACGGCGACTTCGGCGGGGACGACCCGGACGGCGAGGCCCGTTCGGACACCGCGATGGTGGTGCACATCAACGAGGCGCACGACGCCGCGACCGTGGTCTCCATCCCGCGCGACACGCTCGTTCCGCGCCCCGACTGCGAGCGGCTCGACGGGGGTGGCGTCGCGCCGGCCAGCGACCGGGCCATGTTCAACGAGGCGTACGGCATCGGCGGCCCGGTGTGCGCGGTGAAGACGGTGGAGGCGCTCACGGGGCTGCGCATGGACCACTACCTGGAGCTGGACTTCGACGGCTTCGCCAAGCTGGTCGACACCCTGGGTGGGGTGCGGGTCACCACACGTGAGGACATCGACGACGAGGACAGCCGGCTGCGGCTGACCGCCGGCACCCACACCCTCAGCGGCGCGGAGTCGCTGGCCCTGGTACGCACCAGGAAGGCGGTGGGGGACGGCAGTGATCTGAGCCGTATCCAGCTCCAGCACTCCTTCCTCGACGCGCTGATGCGGCAGATCGACGAGGTCGATCTGCTGGGCAACCCGAAGCGGCTCTACGATCTCGCCGACACCGCGACCTCGGCCGTCACCACCGACTCCGATCTCGCCTCGGTCTCCAAGCTGGTCGACCTGGCCCGCACCCTGCGCGAGGTGGACTCGGAGGAGCTCCAGCTGATCACCCTGCCGGTCGGCTACGACCCGGCCGACCCCAACCGGGTGGCCCCGCTGGCGGAGCAGTCCCGGCAGGTGTGGACGGCGCTGAAGCGCGACCGTCCGGTGCCCGAGTCCGCGATCAGGGACTCGGCGGCCGAGGAGGGCGGCGGCGACCAGCTGATCACCCAGGGCTGA
- the rho gene encoding transcription termination factor Rho, giving the protein MSDTTDLMGVSADSADKTSGAATASATDAPASAAPRRRRSGTGLDGMVLAELQQVASQLGIRGTARMRKSQLIEVIKEKQAAGSGGGAPAKSAAAPAESAPAEKPKRRSTSRTRTGDESGAQGQIDIPGQTEAAKTAEAKTEAKASERKAAEPKAAAEPAEKERRSARAAETGTAGKAESAKAEGSGNDNGQRVESRTEKADKGEKAADKGDRADGQSDRQNKRERRSKGGDRQGGQGGQGGDRQGQGQGQNNQGGRNNRDKDTGRERDREGRDNREGRDSRENRDNRDNRDDDFDGGRRGRRGRYRDRRGRRGRDEIVEPQVSDDDVLIPVAGILDILDNYAFVRTSGYLPGPNDVYVSLAQVRKNGLRKGDHVTGAVRQPKEGERREKFNALVRLDSVNGMGIESGRNRPEFNKLTPLYPQDRLRLETDPGALLPRIIDLITPIGKGQRGLIVAPPRTGKTTIMQMIANAITHNNPECHLMVVLVDERPEEVTDVQRAVKGEVISSTFDRPSEDHTTIAELAIERAKRLVELGHDVVVLLDNLTRLGRAYNLAAPASGRILSGGVDSAALYPPKKFFGAARNIEDGGSLTILATALVETGSRMDEVIFEEFKGTGNMELKLDRKLAEKRIFPAVDVDASATRKEEILMGSDELAIVWKLRRVLHALDSQQAMELLLDRMKKTKSNAEFLLQIQKTTPTPGNGD; this is encoded by the coding sequence GTGAGCGACACCACCGATCTGATGGGCGTGAGTGCCGACAGCGCCGACAAGACTTCCGGTGCTGCCACCGCGTCCGCCACGGACGCTCCCGCCTCCGCTGCCCCCCGCCGCCGGCGTTCTGGTACCGGCCTCGACGGGATGGTCCTGGCTGAACTGCAGCAGGTCGCCTCCCAGCTGGGGATCAGGGGCACCGCGCGGATGCGCAAGAGCCAGCTGATCGAGGTGATCAAGGAGAAGCAGGCCGCCGGTTCCGGCGGCGGTGCGCCCGCCAAGTCGGCCGCCGCGCCGGCCGAGTCAGCGCCGGCGGAGAAGCCGAAGCGCCGCAGCACCTCCAGGACCCGCACCGGCGACGAGTCCGGTGCGCAGGGCCAGATCGACATCCCCGGCCAGACCGAGGCCGCCAAGACCGCGGAGGCCAAGACCGAGGCCAAGGCTTCCGAGCGGAAGGCCGCCGAGCCCAAGGCCGCGGCCGAGCCCGCCGAGAAGGAGCGCAGGTCGGCCCGCGCGGCGGAGACCGGCACCGCGGGCAAGGCCGAGAGCGCCAAGGCCGAGGGGTCGGGCAACGACAACGGGCAGCGCGTCGAGAGCAGGACCGAGAAGGCCGACAAGGGCGAGAAGGCCGCCGACAAGGGCGACCGGGCCGACGGCCAGTCCGACCGGCAGAACAAGCGCGAGCGCCGCAGCAAGGGCGGCGACCGCCAGGGCGGTCAGGGGGGCCAGGGCGGGGACCGCCAGGGCCAGGGTCAGGGCCAGAACAACCAGGGCGGTCGCAACAACCGCGACAAGGACACCGGCCGCGAGCGGGACCGCGAGGGGCGGGACAACCGCGAGGGCCGTGACTCCCGCGAGAACCGCGACAACCGTGACAACCGCGACGACGACTTCGACGGCGGCCGGCGCGGCCGGCGCGGGCGCTACCGCGACCGCAGGGGCCGTCGGGGCCGGGACGAGATCGTCGAGCCGCAGGTCAGCGACGACGATGTGCTGATCCCGGTGGCCGGCATCCTCGACATCCTGGACAACTACGCCTTCGTCCGCACCTCCGGCTACCTGCCGGGCCCCAACGACGTCTATGTGTCGCTGGCCCAGGTCCGCAAGAACGGCCTGCGCAAGGGCGACCATGTCACCGGCGCCGTGCGGCAGCCGAAGGAGGGGGAGCGGCGGGAGAAGTTCAACGCGCTGGTCCGTCTCGACTCGGTCAACGGGATGGGCATCGAATCCGGCCGCAACCGGCCCGAGTTCAACAAGCTCACCCCGCTCTACCCGCAGGACCGGCTCCGTCTGGAGACCGACCCGGGTGCGCTGCTGCCGCGGATCATCGATCTGATCACGCCGATCGGCAAGGGGCAGCGCGGGCTGATCGTGGCCCCGCCGCGCACCGGCAAGACGACCATCATGCAGATGATCGCCAACGCCATCACGCACAACAACCCCGAGTGCCACCTGATGGTGGTGCTGGTGGACGAGCGTCCCGAAGAGGTCACCGACGTGCAGCGGGCGGTCAAGGGCGAGGTCATCTCCTCGACCTTCGACCGGCCGTCCGAGGACCACACCACCATCGCCGAGCTGGCCATCGAGCGGGCCAAGCGACTGGTGGAGCTGGGCCACGACGTGGTCGTCCTGCTGGACAACCTCACGCGTCTCGGCCGCGCCTACAACCTGGCGGCCCCCGCCTCGGGCCGGATCCTCTCCGGCGGTGTGGACTCAGCGGCGCTCTACCCGCCGAAGAAGTTCTTCGGCGCCGCGCGGAACATCGAGGACGGCGGCTCGCTGACCATCCTCGCCACCGCGCTGGTGGAGACCGGCTCGCGGATGGACGAGGTGATCTTCGAGGAGTTCAAGGGCACCGGCAACATGGAGCTGAAGCTCGACCGGAAGCTCGCCGAGAAGCGGATCTTCCCCGCCGTTGACGTGGACGCCTCGGCGACCCGCAAGGAGGAGATCCTGATGGGCTCGGACGAGCTGGCCATCGTCTGGAAGCTCCGCCGGGTGCTGCACGCGCTCGACTCGCAGCAGGCCATGGAGCTGCTGCTGGACCGGATGAAGAAGACCAAGTCCAACGCCGAGTTCCTGCTACAGATCCAGAAGACCACGCCGACGCCGGGCAACGGGGACTGA
- the thrB gene encoding homoserine kinase: MAHPAFRAAAVRVRVPATSANLGPGFDALGLALGLYDDVVVRVAESGLHLDIAGEGADTVPRDESNLLVRTLRTAFDALGGQPRGLEVVCANRVPHGRGLGSSSAAICAGLVAARAVTTGGEAKLNDVALLELAAEIEGHPDNVAACLLGGFTLAWGESGAVRAIRMEPAAGIVPLVFVPGRPLATETARGLLPRAVPHADAAVNAGRAALLVEALTRRPELLLPATEDRLHQDYRASAMPESMDLVARLRADGVPAVISGAGPTVLALATEGQADKSARLAGDGWTANRLTLDTAGASVLPLTGAAS, from the coding sequence ATGGCCCATCCCGCTTTCCGCGCCGCAGCCGTGCGCGTCCGCGTGCCCGCCACCAGCGCCAACCTGGGCCCCGGTTTCGATGCCCTGGGCCTGGCGCTCGGCCTCTACGACGACGTGGTGGTCCGGGTCGCGGAGTCGGGGCTGCACCTGGACATCGCCGGCGAGGGCGCCGACACCGTTCCGCGCGACGAATCCAACCTGCTGGTGCGGACGTTGCGCACCGCCTTCGACGCACTGGGCGGGCAGCCGCGCGGACTTGAGGTCGTCTGCGCCAACCGGGTGCCGCACGGCCGTGGCCTGGGCTCCTCGTCGGCGGCGATCTGCGCGGGGCTGGTCGCGGCGCGCGCCGTGACCACCGGCGGCGAGGCGAAGTTGAACGATGTCGCGCTGCTGGAGCTGGCCGCCGAGATCGAGGGCCACCCGGACAACGTCGCCGCCTGCCTGCTGGGCGGATTCACCCTGGCCTGGGGCGAGTCGGGCGCCGTGCGCGCCATCCGGATGGAGCCGGCGGCCGGGATCGTGCCGCTGGTGTTCGTGCCGGGGCGCCCGCTGGCCACCGAGACCGCGCGCGGCCTGCTCCCGCGCGCCGTGCCGCACGCCGACGCGGCGGTCAACGCCGGGCGCGCCGCGCTGCTGGTCGAGGCGCTGACGCGGCGTCCCGAACTGCTGCTGCCGGCCACCGAGGACCGGCTGCACCAGGACTACCGCGCCTCGGCGATGCCGGAGAGCATGGATCTGGTCGCCAGGCTCCGGGCCGACGGGGTGCCGGCCGTGATCTCGGGCGCCGGCCCCACGGTGCTGGCGCTGGCCACGGAGGGCCAGGCCGACAAGAGCGCCCGACTGGCCGGCGACGGCTGGACGGCCAACCGACTGACCCTGGACACGGCCGGCGCCTCGGTGTTGCCGCTGACCGGAGCCGCTTCGTGA
- the thrC gene encoding threonine synthase, with protein sequence MNASVAPRTSAQWRGVIEEYRDRLPVTALTPVVTLGEGGTPLVAAQTLSERTGCEVYLKVEGANPTGSFKDRGMTMAITHAKEAGAQAVICASTGNTSASAAAYAVRAGMVCAVLVPQGKIALGKMGQALVHGSRILQVDGNFDDCLTLARGLSEKYPVALVNSVNPSRIEGQKTAAFEVVDALGDAPDIHLLPVGNAGNITAYWKGYQEYAAEGPASRTPRMWGFQASGSAPIVRGEPVKDPTTIATAIRIGNPASWSQAEAARDASGGFIDEVTDRQILSAYRLLASQEGVFVEPASAASVAGLLKSAERGLLDRGQRVVCTVTGNGLKDPDWAVAGAPRPVVVPVDADAAAERLGLA encoded by the coding sequence ATGAACGCATCCGTCGCACCGCGCACCAGCGCCCAGTGGCGCGGGGTCATCGAGGAGTACCGCGACCGCCTTCCGGTCACCGCCCTGACGCCCGTGGTCACCCTCGGTGAGGGCGGTACGCCGCTGGTGGCGGCCCAGACGCTCTCCGAGCGCACCGGGTGCGAGGTGTATCTCAAGGTCGAGGGCGCCAATCCGACCGGGTCCTTCAAGGACCGGGGGATGACCATGGCCATCACGCACGCCAAGGAGGCCGGCGCCCAGGCGGTGATCTGCGCGTCCACCGGCAACACCTCGGCCTCGGCCGCCGCCTACGCGGTGCGCGCCGGGATGGTCTGCGCGGTGCTGGTCCCGCAGGGCAAGATCGCGCTGGGCAAGATGGGCCAGGCGCTGGTGCACGGCTCCCGCATCCTCCAGGTCGACGGGAACTTCGACGACTGCCTCACCCTGGCCCGTGGGCTCTCCGAGAAGTACCCGGTGGCGCTGGTGAATTCGGTCAACCCGTCCCGGATCGAGGGCCAGAAGACGGCGGCCTTCGAGGTGGTCGACGCGCTCGGCGACGCCCCTGACATCCATCTGCTCCCGGTGGGCAACGCGGGCAACATCACGGCCTACTGGAAGGGGTACCAGGAGTACGCGGCCGAGGGGCCCGCGAGCCGCACCCCCCGGATGTGGGGCTTCCAGGCGTCGGGGTCCGCGCCGATCGTGCGCGGCGAGCCGGTGAAGGACCCGACCACCATCGCCACCGCGATCCGGATCGGCAACCCCGCCTCCTGGTCCCAGGCCGAGGCCGCGCGGGACGCGTCAGGCGGCTTCATCGACGAGGTGACTGACCGCCAGATCCTGTCCGCCTACCGGCTGTTGGCCTCGCAGGAGGGTGTCTTCGTCGAGCCGGCCTCGGCGGCCTCGGTCGCCGGGCTGCTCAAGTCCGCCGAGCGGGGGCTGCTCGACCGGGGCCAGCGCGTGGTGTGCACGGTGACGGGGAACGGCCTCAAGGACCCGGACTGGGCGGTGGCGGGCGCGCCCCGCCCCGTCGTGGTCCCGGTGGACGCCGACGCCGCCGCCGAGCGGCTCGGCCTGGCGTGA
- a CDS encoding homoserine dehydrogenase, whose amino-acid sequence MVRTRPSRPLRVALLGCGVVGSQVARLMMTNADDLAARIGAPVELAGVAVRRPDKARGEVPAELITTDAAGLVASGDIDVVVELIGGVEPARSLIDSAFAHGASVVTANKALLAQDGPARYAEAERHGADLYFEAAVAGAIPLLRPLRESLAGDKVNRVLGIVNGTTNFILDRMESTGAGYGEALSEASALGYAEADPTADVEGFDAAAKAAILAGIAFHTRVSLDDVHRQGITEVTASDIASARKMGCTVKLLAICERAQDGRSVTARVHPAMIPLSHPLASVREAYNAVFVEADAAGQLMFYGPGAGGAPTASAVLGDLVAACRNKLTGGRGPGESAYARLPVSPMGEVVTRYHISLDVMDKPGVLAQCAMVFSDHGVSIDTVRQTGKDGEAQLVVVTHRAQDAALNATVRALRDLDTVHGVASIMRVEGE is encoded by the coding sequence ATGGTGCGCACTCGTCCGTCGCGTCCCTTGAGGGTGGCGCTGCTTGGCTGCGGCGTGGTCGGTTCGCAGGTGGCCCGCCTGATGATGACGAACGCGGACGATCTCGCCGCCAGGATCGGCGCCCCCGTGGAGTTGGCCGGCGTCGCCGTCCGCCGCCCGGACAAGGCCAGGGGCGAGGTGCCGGCCGAGCTGATCACCACGGACGCCGCCGGTCTGGTCGCCTCGGGCGACATCGACGTGGTGGTCGAGCTGATCGGCGGCGTCGAGCCGGCCCGTTCGCTGATCGACAGCGCCTTCGCGCACGGCGCCAGCGTCGTCACCGCCAACAAGGCGCTGCTGGCCCAGGACGGCCCGGCCCGCTACGCGGAGGCCGAACGGCACGGCGCCGACCTCTACTTCGAGGCGGCCGTCGCCGGCGCCATCCCGCTGCTGCGCCCGTTGCGGGAGTCCCTCGCCGGCGACAAGGTCAACCGGGTGCTCGGCATCGTCAACGGGACGACCAACTTCATCCTCGACCGGATGGAGTCCACCGGGGCCGGCTACGGCGAGGCGCTCTCCGAGGCCAGCGCCCTCGGCTACGCGGAGGCGGATCCGACGGCGGACGTGGAGGGCTTCGACGCCGCGGCCAAGGCCGCGATCCTCGCCGGGATCGCCTTCCACACCCGCGTCTCCCTGGACGATGTGCACCGGCAGGGCATCACGGAGGTCACCGCGTCCGACATCGCCAGCGCCCGCAAGATGGGGTGCACGGTCAAGCTGCTCGCGATCTGCGAACGAGCCCAGGACGGCCGGTCGGTGACCGCCAGGGTGCATCCGGCGATGATCCCCCTGAGCCATCCGCTGGCCTCCGTCCGCGAGGCCTACAACGCGGTCTTCGTGGAGGCCGACGCGGCGGGCCAGCTGATGTTCTACGGCCCGGGCGCTGGTGGCGCGCCCACCGCCTCCGCGGTGCTGGGCGATCTGGTGGCCGCCTGCCGCAACAAGCTCACCGGCGGCCGGGGCCCGGGCGAGTCCGCCTACGCCCGGCTGCCGGTCAGCCCCATGGGCGAGGTGGTCACGCGTTACCACATCAGCCTCGACGTGATGGACAAACCGGGTGTGCTGGCGCAGTGCGCCATGGTCTTCTCCGACCACGGGGTGTCCATCGACACCGTGCGGCAGACGGGCAAGGACGGCGAGGCCCAGCTGGTGGTGGTGACGCACCGGGCCCAGGACGCGGCACTGAACGCGACCGTGCGGGCCCTGCGCGATTTGGACACGGTGCACGGTGTGGCCAGCATCATGCGCGTGGAGGGGGAGTAA
- the lysA gene encoding diaminopimelate decarboxylase: MSRSAHPAGPRHADVLPEGHYAAPPVDLNALDPKVWARTVRRDPQGVVTVGGVDVRALAEEFGTPTFVLDEADFRARCRAWRDAFAPDADVFYAGKAFLSRAVVRWLREEGLNLDVCTGGELATALAGGMPPERIALHGNNKSVAEIDRAVGAGVGRIVLDSFQEIDRVAEAAARHGVRQRVQIRVTVGVEAHTHEFIATAHEDQKFGLALADGTALEAVRRVMALESLELIGLHSHIGSQIFDMAGFEVSARRVVGLLRSVRDQHGVELPEIDLGGGLGIAYTSDDDPSEPHQIAKSLRDIVSRECEAAGLALPRISVEPGRAVVGPTAFTLYEVGTVKPLEGLRTYVSVDGGMSDNIRTSLYDAEYSVALVSRASAAAPVLVRVVGKHCESGDIVVRDAYLPADLVPGDLIAVPATGAYCRSMASNYNHTPRPPVVAVAGGLAGTIIRRETEDDLLRLDVG, translated from the coding sequence ATGAGCCGTTCCGCTCACCCCGCCGGGCCCCGGCACGCCGATGTGCTGCCCGAGGGCCACTACGCCGCGCCTCCCGTCGACCTCAACGCCCTCGACCCCAAGGTGTGGGCCCGCACCGTGCGCCGTGACCCCCAGGGGGTGGTCACCGTCGGCGGGGTCGATGTCCGTGCGCTGGCCGAGGAGTTCGGCACGCCGACGTTCGTGCTGGACGAGGCCGACTTCCGGGCCAGGTGCCGCGCCTGGCGCGACGCCTTCGCGCCGGACGCCGACGTCTTCTACGCCGGCAAGGCGTTCCTGTCCCGCGCGGTGGTGCGGTGGCTGCGCGAGGAGGGTCTGAACCTCGACGTCTGTACCGGCGGGGAGCTGGCCACGGCGCTGGCCGGCGGGATGCCGCCGGAGCGGATCGCGCTGCACGGCAACAACAAGTCGGTCGCCGAGATCGACCGCGCGGTCGGCGCCGGCGTGGGCCGGATCGTGCTGGACTCGTTCCAGGAGATCGACCGGGTGGCCGAGGCCGCGGCCCGGCACGGGGTGCGGCAGCGGGTGCAGATCCGGGTCACGGTCGGCGTGGAGGCGCACACGCACGAGTTCATCGCGACCGCGCACGAGGACCAGAAGTTCGGGCTGGCGCTCGCCGACGGCACCGCGCTTGAGGCGGTGCGGCGGGTGATGGCGCTGGAGAGCCTGGAGCTGATCGGGCTGCACTCGCACATCGGCTCGCAGATCTTCGACATGGCCGGCTTCGAGGTGTCGGCGCGGCGGGTCGTCGGCCTGCTGCGTTCGGTGCGCGACCAGCACGGCGTCGAGCTGCCGGAGATCGACCTCGGCGGCGGGCTGGGCATCGCCTACACCTCGGACGACGATCCGAGCGAGCCGCACCAGATCGCCAAGTCGCTGCGGGACATCGTCTCCCGGGAGTGCGAGGCGGCCGGTCTCGCGCTGCCGAGGATCTCGGTGGAGCCGGGGCGCGCGGTGGTCGGACCGACCGCCTTCACGCTCTACGAGGTGGGCACGGTCAAGCCGCTGGAGGGCCTGCGCACCTATGTGAGCGTGGACGGTGGGATGTCGGACAACATCAGGACCTCGCTCTACGACGCCGAGTACTCGGTGGCGCTGGTCTCACGGGCCTCGGCCGCCGCGCCGGTCCTGGTGCGGGTGGTGGGCAAGCACTGCGAGAGTGGTGACATCGTGGTGCGGGACGCCTATCTGCCGGCCGATCTGGTCCCCGGCGACCTGATCGCGGTGCCGGCCACCGGCGCCTACTGCCGCTCCATGGCCAGCAACTACAACCACACCCCGCGCCCGCCCGTGGTGGCGGTGGCCGGCGGCCTGGCGGGGACGATCATCCGCCGCGAGACGGAGGACGACCTGCTCCGCCTGGACGTGGGCTGA
- a CDS encoding DALR anticodon-binding domain-containing protein, with protein MTPAQLSHAVLRSVRGAVDSGELSVPVPERAVLRRPPRHVDARAGGESPGTSEVWSCGIALRLAGPAGKPAGEVARMLSARLERQPGVAAVRVTGGGFLTIALDAGAEAALLREILSAPPAPSLPDDPARDAARWSALAGGDPAGALLTQREENPLFLVRYARARCAGLERAAEALGVVPEPGAAPCELPAERALLAALGEGGRPVGRLTRVADRLLTVEGLRPTLPSGDEKPEVVHRARLALALAAGTVLADGLHALGISAPHRL; from the coding sequence GTGACTCCGGCCCAGCTCTCGCACGCCGTGCTGCGCTCCGTGCGCGGCGCGGTGGACAGCGGTGAGCTGAGCGTGCCGGTGCCCGAGCGGGCCGTGCTGCGTCGGCCGCCCCGACATGTGGACGCGCGCGCCGGCGGGGAGAGTCCGGGAACGTCGGAGGTGTGGTCCTGCGGGATCGCGCTGCGGCTGGCGGGCCCGGCCGGGAAGCCGGCCGGCGAGGTGGCGCGGATGCTGAGCGCGCGGCTGGAGAGGCAGCCAGGCGTGGCCGCCGTACGGGTCACCGGGGGCGGGTTTCTGACCATCGCGCTGGACGCCGGCGCCGAGGCCGCGCTGCTGCGCGAGATCCTCTCCGCGCCGCCGGCGCCCAGCCTGCCCGACGATCCGGCGCGGGACGCGGCCCGCTGGTCGGCCCTGGCCGGCGGCGACCCCGCCGGCGCGCTGTTGACGCAGCGCGAGGAGAACCCGCTGTTCCTGGTGCGGTACGCGCGGGCCCGCTGCGCCGGCCTGGAACGTGCCGCCGAGGCGCTCGGGGTGGTTCCGGAGCCCGGCGCCGCGCCCTGTGAACTGCCGGCGGAGCGTGCGCTGTTGGCCGCGCTCGGCGAGGGGGGCCGGCCGGTCGGCCGGCTGACGCGGGTCGCCGACCGACTGCTGACCGTGGAGGGGCTTCGCCCGACGCTGCCGTCGGGCGACGAGAAACCCGAGGTCGTCCACCGTGCCCGGCTGGCCCTCGCCCTGGCCGCCGGGACGGTGCTCGCCGACGGCCTGCACGCCCTGGGCATCAGCGCCCCACACCGGCTGTGA
- a CDS encoding response regulator: MPGVLGRVLVVDDSQVIRQLIRVNLELDGFEVMTACDGAECLETVHEFRPHVITLDLAMPRMDGLATVARLRLDRGTRHIPLVLVSASAGREPPRGVDAVVSKPFEPAELVRLVGRFCAEGRRRWVQLVKPLAECGPASRTLAP, from the coding sequence GTGCCAGGTGTTCTCGGCCGGGTCCTGGTGGTGGACGACAGCCAGGTCATCCGGCAGCTGATCAGGGTCAATCTCGAACTTGACGGGTTCGAGGTGATGACCGCCTGCGACGGTGCCGAATGCTTGGAGACCGTGCACGAGTTCCGTCCGCATGTGATCACGTTGGATCTGGCGATGCCCAGGATGGACGGCCTCGCCACCGTCGCCCGGCTGCGCCTCGATCGAGGGACGCGGCACATCCCGCTGGTGTTGGTCTCCGCCAGCGCCGGGCGGGAGCCGCCCAGGGGCGTCGACGCGGTGGTGAGCAAACCGTTCGAGCCCGCGGAGCTGGTGCGGCTGGTCGGCCGGTTCTGCGCCGAGGGGCGGCGCCGGTGGGTCCAGTTGGTGAAACCGTTGGCGGAGTGCGGCCCCGCCTCTCGTACGCTTGCTCCGTGA